The nucleotide window CCATCGAAGGGACGTACGAAGCCAAGGACCAGGCTGTCGCTCAGAGGGGCCGAGGTCCAGAGTCAGACGCTCTGCAACTGGTCTTCATCGGGGTCGTCGTCGGGTTTCTGGCCGGTATCGTGCTCAGCCAGGGACTGCGCCGCACCAGAGCCCTCTTCGGAAGCCTGCTGGCGTATCTCGTGGCGCAGTCTGCGAGCATGACCCTGGGATTCGTTGCAGCCGGAATGACAGCGCTTCTGCTCTGGCTGGTGCTCTGGACCAATCGTGGAAGTCGAAGCCGAAGGACGTACGACGACTGGACCTGGTACAGCAGCCGGGGCGATGGATGGAGCGGGGGCTCGTCCGACAGCGGGTTCAGCGGCGGCGGGGGCGATTTCGGAGGCGGAGGGGCCAGTGGCAATTGGTAAGGCAGGCGGATTGACCGAACAGGATCGGACTTGCATCAGCCAAGCGGTCCAAACGGCTGAACGACAGACTGCGGCCGAGATCGTCCCCATGGTCGTCGGACGATCCGGTCTCTATCGTGACGCGCAACATCGAGCCGGCCTGATCCTGGCATTGGTCGCGCTGGCCGGCGGTCTGACACTCGAACCGGCGTGGCTGCCTTGGGGTTGGCACGCGGGGAACGCAGCCTGGCTGCTCATCGCAACCCTGTCGGCTTACGCGGTCGGAGCCTGGCTCGGCCGCTTAGGCCCGGTCATCCGGGCCGTTACCTCCGCGGAGCGGATGAAGCAGAAAGTCCGGTTGAAGGCCGAACGGGCCTTTGCTCAGCATGGAGTTTCCCAGACGAGGGACCGGACCGGCGTCCTCATCATGCTCTCGCTGTTGGAACGCCAGATCTATGTGCTGCCTGACCGAGATCTCGGTCAGCGCGTGCATCCTGACGACTGGATAGCGCCTGTACGAGTGGCAGTCGAGCGATTGAAGCAGGACGACATTGCGGGAGGACTCTGCGCAGCCGTCGAGCAAAGCGGAACGCTCTTGGCGCGGGTCTGTCCAGTCAAGCCGGGCGACAATCCGAACGAGATTTCCGACCGGGTGATCGAAGAGCCGTGAATATCGGACGATCTGTCAGGCGAGATCCTGAGTGACAAGCACTTCTTCACCGAGCATGTCGATGATTTTCACAGCCACGATCGTCTTGCCGTTCAGTGCCGGGAGTTCATAACGGTCTGCCACGCGGTCAGTTTTCTTTTCCGGTACATCGGACAAAGCCACGTTGAAGACCTTCCCATCGTACACCGGGTCGATCATCACGCAATCCACCATCGCCCGCCAATCGTCGATCTTAGGTGACAGCAGGCCCGCTTGCTGCTGCAAGCGGGTTATGATCGTCGGAGAAATGAAATCTTCGATCTGCACGGTGAGCTTCCCGTTCTTGCGAGCAACCGTCACCTTCGCGCGCGCCGCCTCGTGCTTGATGAACGTGCCGTACTTGGGATCAGTACGCAGTTCGATGACGGCGATCCGATTCACCGCCTCCTTGCCCTTGCGCAGGCGGTTTCAGTCTTCGATCCAGGCCTTCGCGGCCAGCTCCATGCCGAGGCAGACCAGCGTGGTGGGCCGGTCTTCATCCGGGCGGGCATCCAGCTCCCGTTTCAGTTCTTCCAGATCGAGCGGCGTGAGCGGGTGGCCGAAGGGCACGATCTTGACGAGTGACTTGCCGAGCGTACCGTCGAAATAGGCATCCGTACGGGTTCGCTGAATGCCGATATGCTCACAAGCGAGATTGATCGCTTCATTGTGCTGAATAGCCAAATCGTAGTCGTTCACGCGCCAGACGGTGAAGGCGAGTTGCGCGGGGACAGGCTCCGCGTCTTGGGGACTGGCTCCGGCGGAGCCGGTGCCTGTCCCCGTTAGCGGAAGCGCAAGGGGGCGTTGCTTGTCCATCTCGATCTGTTCCTGGGTGATCGTCTGCAGCCGCTTGGCCGTAGTCTGAATCGCGCCTTTGTTGATATCGCAGCCGATCCAGCGGCGGCCGAGCTTTTGGGCGATTGCTCCTGTCGTACCGGAGCCGATGAAGCAGTCGAGGATGAGGTCGCCAGAGTCAGACGCCACTTCAATTATTCTCTCTAGGAGGCTCACTGACTTTTCCGTTGGATAATCACTTTCTTTTTCTGTATCTGCCACGTCATACCAGATGCTCTGAAGCTTGTCGCCCTCTGGATTCGGGCGGACCTTACGGCGAGGGATATTTCCTGGAGCTATCTGGACAACCTCACCTTCTTTGTACTTACGAAGCATTTCTTCTTCGGTCCACTTCCAGGTTCTGGTGAACCCGCAGAATTCATAGGTCAGGTTGGGCCTCGAAACCTTGAAATTGGTGCAATCCGCAAGAGCATACCTACCGATCTCGTCTTCAAGCGGATATCGTTCAAGAAGAACTCGCTCGGGTATCTCCCGTCGAACCTCATTCCATGTAATCTTCTCACCCTTTGAGAAGTGCAACAGTGTGTCATGAATAGAGCCGACTGCCAGGTTAGCGTGATGCTTACCACGTCTCTGCTTTTCCCGAATGACCTCGTTGCGAAAATTGTCGGACCCAAACACCTCGTCCAGCAAACAGCGGAGAAAATGAGATCGATGCGCATCACAATGAAGCCAAATACTCCCTTCCTCTGCGAGCAATTCTTTGAGCAGCATCAGCCGCTCATACATGAACTGGAGATAATTGTCGTTCGCCCAGATGTCGGTGTACTGGATCTGCTCGCCCAACGTATAGCTCTCGCCGTCGAGCTTGGCTGTGCCCTTCGCGCCGCGGAGCGACACCTTCCGCACATAATCGGCTCCTGAATCGAACGGCGGGTCGATGTAGATCAGGTTCACCTTGCCACGAAAGCCATTGGCGAGCAGATGGGCCAGCACCTCTTTGTTGTCACCATGAAACAAGAGGCCGCCTTTGGGATAAATGGTAGGCCAGTCGTTCCGGGTGTCAGCGGGGGGGGGCACGTACTACTAAGCGAGGTAACTGGATCGAAGGTCTCCACGTGCTGGGCCGGAAAGGCGGTGACGTGAGACAGCGGCCGTTTGCCTACCCAGGTCAGCATGGGGCGTCCCTTGGCGGCGGTGATTTTCACTTCCGTCTTCTTTGTCGGGGCAGTACATCGCAGGGGCCGGCTTTTGAACCGGTGTGGCAGCCGGCTTCACGGTTGAAACCTGTTTGGCCGCCTTCTTTTTCCCCGTCCTCTTCACTTGGCAGCC belongs to Nitrospira sp. and includes:
- a CDS encoding site-specific DNA-methyltransferase gives rise to the protein MLAHLLANGFRGKVNLIYIDPPFDSGADYVRKVSLRGAKGTAKLDGESYTLGEQIQYTDIWANDNYLQFMYERLMLLKELLAEEGSIWLHCDAHRSHFLRCLLDEVFGSDNFRNEVIREKQRRGKHHANLAVGSIHDTLLHFSKGEKITWNEVRREIPERVLLERYPLEDEIGRYALADCTNFKVSRPNLTYEFCGFTRTWKWTEEEMLRKYKEGEVVQIAPGNIPRRKVRPNPEGDKLQSIWYDVADTEKESDYPTEKSVSLLERIIEVASDSGDLILDCFIGSGTTGAIAQKLGRRWIGCDINKGAIQTTAKRLQTITQEQIEMDKQRPLALPLTGTGTGSAGASPQDAEPVPAQLAFTVWRVNDYDLAIQHNEAINLACEHIGIQRTRTDAYFDGTLGKSLVKIVPFGHPLTPLDLEELKRELDARPDEDRPTTLVCLGMELAAKAWIED